In Aegilops tauschii subsp. strangulata cultivar AL8/78 chromosome 3, Aet v6.0, whole genome shotgun sequence, one genomic interval encodes:
- the LOC109767890 gene encoding MACPF domain-containing protein At4g24290 translates to MAPRDSKEMLQRAAESAIRSIGLGYDVAADVRLKFCKQRGSPDPSLIELDRDGTQDIVLPGSLTTVAGVPKSIKCDKGERMRFRSDVLSFQQMSEQFNRELSLSGKIPSGLFNNMFEFTGSWQKDAASTKSLAFDGWCITLYTVALSKAQIVLRDHVKQAVPSTWEPAALARFIQKFGTHIVVGVKMGGKDVIYLKQQHSSSLQAVDVQKRLKEMSDRRFLDANGQSDISFRDAYGKEDKSDRREQRLRFVESSPLNSYASKEDLVVLPRRRGGRDKDMLSHSEWLNSVQAEPDVISMSFIPITSLLNGVPGSGFLNHAINLYLRYKPPIEELHQFLEFQLPRQWAPVYSDLPLGPQRKKQSSASLPVNFIGPTLYVCTNMVDVGKRPITGLRLFLEGKKSNKLAIHLQHLCSLPQIIQLEDDPYNNRTPEPFDRKYVEPIGSWKRFSHVCTAPVESEDASIVTGARLEVISQGFKKILFLRLHFSKVVNAHSVRQPEWEGSPNLIQKSGLISTLISTHFSTAVQKPMPRPADVNINSAVYPGGPPAPVQPPKLLKFVDTTEMVRGPQDLPGYWVVSGAKLHLERGKISLRVRYSLLTAMLPDDEDYPLDDEF, encoded by the exons ATGGCGCCTAGGGACAGCAAGGAGATGCTGCAGCGGGCCGCCGAGTCCGCCATCCGCTCCATCGGCCTCGGCTACGACGTCGCCGCCGACGTCCGGCTCAAGTTCTGCAAGCAGCGCGGCTCGCCCGACCCGTCGCTCATCGAGCTCGACCGCGATGGGACCCAGGACATCGTGCTCCCCGGCAGCCTCACCACGGTCGCCGGCGTGCCCAAGTCCATCAAGTGCGACAAGGGGGAGCGGATGCGGTTCCGGTCCGATGTCCTGTCGTTTCAGCAG ATGTCGGAGCAATTCAACCGGGAGTTATCTTTGTCCGGAAAAATTCCATCTGGTCTGTTCAATAATATGTTTGAATTTACTGGCTCCTGGCAGAAAGATGCTGCGAGTACCAAGTCACTTGCTTTTGACGGTTGGTGTATCACACTATATACTGTTGCACTCTCGAAGGCACAAATTGTACTACGAGATCATGTTAAGCAAGCTGTTCCATCAACCTGGGAACCTGCTGCTTTGGCAAG GTTCATTCAAAAATTTGGGACACATATAGTCGTTGGTGTTAAAATGGGAGGGAAGGATGTAATTTATTTGAAACAACAGCATTCATCAAGCTTGCAAGCCGTTGATGTTCAAAAACGATTGAAGGAGATGTCTGACAGGAGATTTCTTGACGCAAATGGGCAATCTGACATTAGTTTCAGGGATGCGTATGGGAAGGAGGATAAG AGTGACAGAAGAGAGCAGCGACTGAGATTTGTGGAGTCCAGTCCCCTAAATTCTTATGCTTCGAAGGAG GATTTGGTAGTGCTGCCTAGGCGAAGAGGTGGAAGGGATAAAGATATGCTCTCTCATAGCGAGTGGCTAAATAGTGTTCAAGCAGAACCTGATGTTATCTCAATGTCTTTTATACCTATTACTTCATTGTTGAATGGAGTTCCTGGTAGTGGATTTCTGAATCATGCAATTAATCTGTACCTTCGTT ATAAGCCTCCAATTGAGGAATTGCACCAGTTTCTGGAGTTCCAGCTTCCAAGGCAGTGGGCACCAGTTTATAGTGATCTCCCTCTCGGTCCTCAGAGGAAAAAGCAAAGCAGTGCATCTTTGCCAGTAAATTTTATTGGTCCAACACTTTATGTTTGCACCAACATG GTTGATGTGGGCAAAAGACCAATTACGGGGCTCCGGTTGTTTCTTGAAGGAAAGAAGAGTAACAAATTAGCTATCCATCTCCAACATCTCTGTTCTCTTCCCCAGATTATCCAGCTCGAAGATGACCCTTACAACAACCGAACTCCAGAACCATTTGACCGCAAATACGTGGAACCCATAGGATCGTGGAAGCGTTTCTCCCACGTCTGCACAGCGCCTGTGGAGTCAGAGGACGCCTCCATCGTCACAGGAGCACGGCTAGAAGTGATCAGCCAGGGCTTCAAGAAGATACTGTTCCTTCGGCTGCACTTCTCCAAGGTCGTGAACGCCCACTCCGTCAGGCAGCCCGAGTGGGAGGGGTCCCCGAACCTAATCCAGAAGTCAGGCCTCATCTCGACGCTCATCAGCACGCATTTCTCCACGGCGGTCCAGAAGCCGATGCCCCGCCCTGCCGACGTGAACATCAACTCGGCGGTGTACCCCGGCGGCCCGCCCGCCCCGGTGCAGCCCCCAAAGCTTCTCAAGTTTGTGGACACGACGGAGATGGTGCGTGGGCCGCAGGACCTGCCGGGGTATTGGGTGGTGTCGGGCGCCAAGCTGCACCTCGAGAGGGGCAAGATATCCCTGCGGGTGCGGTACTCGCTCCTGACGGCCATGCTGCCCGACGACGAGGATTACCCGCTTGATGATGAGTTCTAG